TCCTCGAGCAGGACCCCGGCCGCGACTACGTCGTGGAGGTGACCTCCACGACGGGCGAGGTGCGGACGCTGCGCGCCGTTCACTAGACGAAGGAGGGCCGATGAACCGGCAGGGCTACAGCATTCTCGAGGCGATGGTGGCGATGACCATCTTCGCCGTCGGCGCGCTCGCCCTCTCGCAATCGTACTTCGGCGTCATGCGCGCGGAAGTCGGAGCGCGCAACCAGGAGCTTGCGACGCAATGTGCGCGCGACCGCATGGAGGAGATCGTCAACTCCCTCAGTTACGCCGCCATCACCGAGGCGAACTTCCCGGACGAGGACTACGGCGAGGTCGCCGACGCCGATCCCAAGTTCGAGCAGTTCGCCCGCAACGTGGCCATCGTCGACTCCCTCAATGCCATCAACCAGAGCGTCCTCAAGGAAGTCACTGTGCGCGTCACCTGGCAGACCGCTGCCGGCACGCGCGACGTGACTCTCAACACAGCTGTCGCTCGCTACCGGGACATCCAGCTATGACCGACCTCTGCCTGCCTCGTCCGTGGCGTCGATTGTTCGGCGATCGCGCCGGCTTCACGCTCGTGGAGCTGCTGATCGGCACGCTCATCGCGAGCATCGTCATCGTCGTGGCCTTCCAGGTGCTGGTGGGGGAGCAGCGGTCCGCCGAGGCACGGCGCCAGGAGATGAACGCCCAACAGAACCTGCGTGTGGCCCTCGACGGCCTCACGCGGGACATTCGCATGGCGGGCTTCGGCGTCGACGTCTTCGCCAGCCAGCCGCGCATCGTCGACGCCGGCCCCTGGCAGATCGCCCTCAACGGCGACATCTCCACCGGGGTCGGCGGCGACCCCGCGATGGATGGCACAATGCAGATCAAGGTGTCGGGCGGCACCGCCTACAGCCCGGGCGACTACCCGAGCGAGAATCTGAACGGCGAGCCGCGCTACGCAGGCGGCGCCGAGACGGTCGTGCTCGGCCTGGACAGCAACAGCGACGGCTTCGTCAACGATACCGATCTCTACGATCTCAGCGACTGCCCGAATGACTACGCGCTCTATCGCGGCGTCAACGGGCTGCGGACGGAGCGCCTCGCCTTCGGCGTGCGCGGCCCGGAGCCCTACCCCGACGGCACCCTGCCGCCGCCGCTCTTCCGCTACTGGGGCGACTTCGGGGGTGCCGGCCTGCGCCTGTGGGGAGACACGAACAACGACGGCGAACTGAGCCAGACGGAGATCGGCAACCTCGGTCCGGTGAGCGTCAATCAGCTGGAGGACATCCTCTACGTCGACGTCGAGACCGGCGCCTTCAGCGCGGGCGAGGTCCTGCAGTCGGCGCACGCGCACGGCACCGAGGCCGAGCCCTTCAGATACCTCGAGGTCAGCACGGGCACCCGCGTGCGGCCGCGCAACCTCGGCGTCAATCCGGCGAACCTGTCCGCCTGCGGCGACCGGCCCGCCCGCCCGGGCGGCGTCTGGGTGGAGGACACGCCCGACGACGCCGGCTCCAGCATCACGATCCACTTCAACGCCTCGGCCGACGAAGCCGGCGGCGAAGAGGACGTCACGCACTACTTCCTCTACCGGCGCGAGGCCGGCGG
This genomic interval from bacterium contains the following:
- a CDS encoding type II secretion system protein translates to MNRQGYSILEAMVAMTIFAVGALALSQSYFGVMRAEVGARNQELATQCARDRMEEIVNSLSYAAITEANFPDEDYGEVADADPKFEQFARNVAIVDSLNAINQSVLKEVTVRVTWQTAAGTRDVTLNTAVARYRDIQL